In a genomic window of uncultured Sphaerochaeta sp.:
- a CDS encoding helix-turn-helix domain-containing protein, with amino-acid sequence MSYSVVFVEDEQIVREEIVSSIRWELLGLNLVGTASDGLEGEQLIKRTEPDIVITDIRLPAQDGLTMLSHCPVNHAVILTGHTDFNYMKQAIRLGVFDYLLKPVDDEELEETLAALVKKIQEEDKDVEQLRSRESTVGELIPLPRGVNNHVIDATIAFIADNYHEPVGLQEAAAYLELSESHLSRLFKEVSGLNFLQYLNAWRVNKSVEMMKDPKKNISEIATSCGFPTPGYFAKIFKRFIGKTPSQFRDEMSAL; translated from the coding sequence ATGAGCTATTCGGTAGTATTCGTAGAGGACGAGCAGATCGTTCGTGAGGAGATCGTCTCTTCGATCCGCTGGGAGCTGTTGGGATTGAACCTGGTGGGAACCGCAAGTGATGGACTTGAGGGGGAACAACTCATCAAGCGCACGGAACCCGATATTGTCATCACTGACATCCGCCTTCCGGCCCAGGACGGGCTTACGATGCTCAGCCATTGCCCGGTCAACCATGCAGTCATTCTCACTGGTCATACTGATTTCAACTACATGAAGCAGGCGATCCGCCTTGGGGTCTTCGACTATCTGCTCAAGCCGGTGGATGACGAGGAGCTGGAGGAGACCTTGGCGGCCTTGGTCAAGAAGATCCAGGAAGAGGACAAGGATGTGGAACAGCTTCGCAGCAGGGAGAGCACCGTAGGTGAGCTCATTCCCCTGCCGCGTGGAGTCAACAACCATGTAATCGATGCCACCATTGCCTTCATTGCCGACAACTATCATGAACCGGTGGGCTTGCAGGAAGCAGCTGCGTACCTTGAGCTCAGCGAAAGCCATCTCTCCCGTCTGTTCAAAGAGGTCTCAGGGCTGAACTTCCTGCAGTATCTGAATGCGTGGAGGGTGAACAAGTCGGTGGAAATGATGAAGGATCCAAAGAAGAACATCAGCGAAATCGCAACCAGCTGCGGCTTCCCCACCCCCGGTTACTTCGCCAAGATCTTCAAGCGGTTCATCGGCAAGACACCCAGCCAGTTCCGTGACGAGATGTCCGCCCTATAG
- a CDS encoding HAD-IA family hydrolase: MYDYIVTDLGNAAVFSPFADRVFAFPLQQMHIPHARCLLVSGNEDTKTVAKELGMGVLQWEGELKEADLLPHLAWLDPVVTAAHQLFLFDMGNVVVRNITMLGKIARAWKLDRNEFLTDYLHYEFPLMEGEFSSSQYWAHVHQVFGVKVEGDPFYDCFNPIFNEEIVSLVKALRKAGKRVVCASNTIDPHWRILADMGALSLFDTVYASHEMHLTKPSQAFFQYILEKEGVKAEDAYFIDDNEENISRARSMGISSLLYADRSGRSAELRIAEAFAGIL; encoded by the coding sequence ATGTACGACTACATCGTCACGGATTTGGGTAATGCTGCGGTTTTCAGCCCCTTTGCCGATCGCGTGTTCGCATTTCCCTTGCAACAGATGCACATACCCCATGCACGCTGCCTCCTGGTAAGCGGGAACGAGGATACGAAGACTGTTGCCAAGGAGCTGGGCATGGGCGTCCTACAATGGGAAGGGGAGCTGAAAGAAGCTGACTTGCTTCCCCATCTTGCCTGGCTGGATCCTGTGGTGACTGCCGCACACCAGCTCTTCCTCTTCGATATGGGCAATGTGGTGGTGAGAAACATCACCATGCTGGGCAAGATCGCCCGGGCATGGAAGCTCGACCGAAACGAGTTCCTCACCGACTACCTGCACTATGAGTTCCCCCTCATGGAGGGAGAGTTTTCCAGCTCACAGTACTGGGCGCATGTACATCAGGTTTTCGGGGTGAAGGTGGAAGGCGATCCGTTCTACGATTGCTTCAATCCCATCTTCAATGAGGAGATTGTTTCCTTGGTGAAGGCTCTTCGCAAGGCAGGCAAGCGGGTTGTTTGTGCATCGAACACCATCGATCCCCATTGGAGGATTCTCGCCGACATGGGAGCCCTCTCCCTCTTTGATACGGTATATGCTTCCCACGAGATGCATCTCACCAAACCTTCGCAGGCATTCTTCCAGTACATTCTTGAAAAAGAGGGAGTGAAGGCGGAAGATGCATACTTCATTGACGACAACGAAGAGAACATCTCTCGCGCCAGGAGCATGGGGATAAGCAGCCTGCTCTACGCCGACAGAAGCGGCAGAAGCGCAGAGCTGCGAATCGCCGAGGCGTTTGCCGGTATCCTATAG